One Rhinolophus sinicus isolate RSC01 linkage group LG06, ASM3656204v1, whole genome shotgun sequence DNA window includes the following coding sequences:
- the SERPINB1 gene encoding leukocyte elastase inhibitor produces MEQLSTANTRFALDLFRTLNENNPTGNIFISPISISSALAMVVMGTRGTTAAQLSKALYFNTVEEIHSRFQSLNADINKRGAPYILKLANRLYGEKTYNFLPEFLASTKKMYGAELASVDFQHTSEDARKMINEWVKGQTEGKIPELLVAGVVDNMTKLVLVNAIYFKGNWQEKFMKEATTDAPFRLNKKDTKIVKMMYQKKKFPYGYIQDLKCRVLELPYQGEELSMVILLPDDIEDESTGLKKIEKQLTLEKLREWTKPENLDLIEINVSLPRFKLEESYNLNSHLARLGIEDLFNSKADLSGMSGARDLFISKVVHKSFVEVNEEGTEAAAATAGIATFCMLMPEENFVADHPFIFFIRHNPSTNILFLGRLSSP; encoded by the exons ATGGAGCAGCTGAGCACAGCAAACACCAGGTTCGCCTTGGACCTCTTCCGCACCTTGAATGAGAATAATCCTACTGGAAACATCTTCATCTCTCCCATAAGCATTTCATCAGCGCTGGCCATGGTTGTTATGGGGACCAGAGGCACTACTGCAGCACAGTTGTCCAAG gcTCTATATTTCAATACGGTTGAGGAGATTCATTCAAGGTTTCAGAGTCTGAATGCTGATATCAACAAGCGTGGAGCTCCCTATATTCTGAAACTTGCTAATAGATTATATGGAGAGAAAACGTATAATTTCCTCCCT GAGTTCTTAGCTTCAACTAAAAAAATGTATGGTGCTGAATTGGCCAGTGTGGATTTTCAGCATACTTCTGAAGATGCAAGGAAGATGATAAATGAGTGGGTCAAAGGGCAGACAGAAG GGAAAATTCCAGAACTGTTGGTTGCAGGTGTGGTTGATAACATGACTAAACTTGTGCTAGTGAATGCCATCTATTTCAAAGGAAATTGGCAGGAGAAATTCATGAAAGAGGCCACAACCGATGCACCATTCAGACTGAATAAG aaagacacaaaaatagtgaaaatgatgtatcagaagaagaaatttcCATATGGCTACATCCAGGACCTTAAGTGCCGTGTGCTGGAACTGCCTTACCAAGGTGAGGAGCTCAGCATGGTTATCCTGCTGCCGGATGACATTGAGGACGAGTCCACGGGTCTGAAGAAG ATCGAGAAACAATTGACTTTGGAAAAACTGCGTGAGTGGACCAAACCTGAGAATCTGGATCTCATAGAAATCAATGTAAGCTTGCCCAGGTTCAAGCTGGAAGAGAGCTACAACCTAAACTCTCACCTAGCCCGCCTCGGTATAGAGGATCTCTTTAATAGCAAGGCTGATCTGTCCGGCATGTCAGGAGCCAGAGATCTTTTCATATCAAAAGTTGTCCACAAGTCTTTTGTGGAAGTGAATGAGGAGGGCACAGAGGCAGCGGCAGCCACAGCAGGCATTGCCACCTTCTGCATGCTGATGCCAGAAGAAAACTTTGTGGCCGACcatccattcattttcttcattcgaCACAATCCCTCAACTAACATCCTGTTCTTAGGTAGACTTTCTTCCCCTTAG